One Solidesulfovibrio fructosivorans JJ] genomic window carries:
- a CDS encoding Crp/Fnr family transcriptional regulator, which yields MQREDADTARLIALMRSSPLWSDFSEDDLARLVTSGAVRRRKFGQGEVVVEQGNYEKTFFLLLSGRARVLRDNREVAVLAEPGTVIGEMSFVLGKGRTATVLADAPTDCLVVDMGYVDFLESPEREDFLIRIFRRLAEVVAQRLGSANARKAELFTAIRERREKLRSHIAAERQVITALRRELESLDTTDDEAVLRQLLDRRF from the coding sequence ATGCAGCGTGAGGACGCCGATACGGCGCGGCTGATCGCCCTGATGCGGTCATCGCCGTTGTGGAGCGATTTTTCGGAGGATGACCTTGCCCGGCTTGTGACGAGCGGCGCGGTGCGGCGGCGTAAGTTTGGCCAGGGCGAGGTCGTGGTGGAGCAGGGCAATTACGAGAAGACGTTTTTCCTGCTTCTCTCAGGCCGCGCGCGCGTGCTGCGCGACAATCGGGAAGTCGCCGTTCTGGCCGAACCCGGCACGGTCATCGGGGAAATGAGCTTCGTGCTCGGCAAGGGACGCACGGCCACGGTCCTGGCCGATGCCCCGACCGACTGCCTGGTCGTGGACATGGGCTACGTGGATTTTCTGGAAAGCCCGGAGCGCGAGGATTTTCTCATCCGCATCTTCCGGCGTCTGGCCGAGGTCGTGGCCCAGCGCCTGGGATCGGCCAATGCCCGCAAGGCCGAGCTTTTCACCGCCATACGGGAACGACGCGAGAAGCTCAGGTCCCACATCGCGGCCGAGCGCCAGGTCATCACCGCCCTTCGGCGCGAACTCGAGAGTCTGGACACCACCGACGACGAGGCCGTCCTGCGCCAGCTGCTCGATAGGCGGTTTTGA
- the ggt gene encoding gamma-glutamyltransferase, protein MALVLAPGALWAQSGKYSETPSRMVDPMTMRGMVTSPNYLATQAGVDILRAGGNAVDAAIAVASTLAVVYPQMCTLGGDNFWLVYNAKTGELRALNASGRSGEKATIAFYTSRGLSKIPARGFLAANTVPGVVSGWDAAYSYAKGAMGGNLPWARLLESAIGYARDGFPVSPSLARWEAINVDPKDQEFRDFQRFDNFARMYLKAGGKAYATGEVMKLPQLAATLETIARDGADAFYKGPIADRIVAYLHANGGVLTREDFARHTADWVKPIHVPYRDLVACNFPPNTQGMASLEILNIMNKFDVQKLGEGSADYYHLLVEATKQAFADRDRYLTDQDFSPIPLDYLLSAKHGKEQAARIDLKKAAKDVTPLDPKGDTVWLGVVDKDGNAVSLIQSIYHDFGSGIVAGDTGVLLQNRGSFFSLDPKHVNHLEPRKRTFHTLNPAMLLKDGKPYLVYGTMGGEGQPQTQAAIVTRVVDFGMMPQDAINAPRWLHGRTWGASSNDLKLESRVGETVAEELRQRGHPVKVVDAYTDTMGHAGAILIDRKTGVLYGATDPRGDGLAAGY, encoded by the coding sequence ATGGCGCTAGTTCTGGCTCCTGGCGCGCTTTGGGCGCAATCCGGCAAATACAGCGAAACGCCGTCGCGGATGGTCGACCCCATGACCATGCGGGGCATGGTCACTTCGCCCAATTATCTGGCGACCCAGGCCGGCGTGGATATCCTGCGGGCCGGCGGCAACGCGGTCGATGCGGCGATAGCCGTGGCCTCCACCCTGGCCGTGGTCTATCCCCAGATGTGCACGCTCGGCGGCGACAACTTCTGGCTGGTCTACAACGCCAAGACAGGCGAATTGCGGGCGCTCAACGCCAGCGGCCGCTCCGGGGAAAAAGCCACCATCGCCTTTTATACGTCCAGGGGGTTGTCCAAGATTCCCGCGCGCGGATTCCTGGCCGCCAACACGGTGCCCGGGGTGGTTTCCGGTTGGGATGCCGCCTACAGCTATGCGAAAGGCGCGATGGGCGGCAACCTGCCCTGGGCGCGCCTGCTCGAGTCCGCCATCGGCTACGCCCGGGACGGCTTTCCCGTGAGCCCCAGCCTGGCCCGCTGGGAGGCGATCAACGTCGATCCCAAGGACCAGGAATTCCGGGACTTCCAGCGTTTTGACAATTTCGCCCGCATGTACCTGAAAGCCGGAGGCAAGGCCTACGCCACGGGCGAAGTCATGAAGCTCCCCCAGCTGGCGGCGACGCTGGAAACCATTGCCAGGGACGGGGCGGACGCCTTTTACAAAGGGCCCATCGCGGACCGGATCGTGGCCTATCTGCACGCCAACGGCGGCGTGTTGACTCGTGAGGATTTCGCCAGACATACGGCGGATTGGGTCAAGCCGATCCATGTGCCGTACAGGGACCTCGTCGCCTGCAATTTCCCGCCGAACACCCAGGGCATGGCATCGCTTGAGATCCTCAACATCATGAACAAGTTCGATGTGCAAAAGCTCGGGGAAGGCTCGGCCGACTACTACCATCTGCTCGTGGAGGCGACCAAGCAGGCCTTTGCCGACCGCGACCGCTACCTGACCGATCAGGACTTCTCGCCCATTCCCCTGGACTACCTGCTTTCCGCTAAGCACGGCAAGGAACAGGCCGCGCGCATCGACCTGAAAAAAGCGGCCAAGGACGTCACGCCGCTCGATCCCAAGGGCGACACCGTCTGGCTCGGCGTGGTCGACAAGGACGGCAACGCCGTTTCCCTGATCCAGAGCATCTACCACGACTTCGGTTCGGGCATCGTGGCCGGCGATACGGGGGTGCTGCTGCAAAACCGGGGCAGTTTCTTCTCCCTGGACCCCAAGCACGTCAACCATCTCGAGCCGCGAAAGCGCACCTTCCATACGCTGAACCCTGCCATGCTCCTCAAGGACGGCAAGCCCTACCTCGTCTATGGCACCATGGGCGGGGAAGGGCAGCCGCAAACCCAGGCCGCCATCGTGACCCGGGTCGTGGATTTCGGCATGATGCCCCAGGATGCCATAAACGCCCCGCGCTGGCTTCATGGCCGCACCTGGGGCGCGTCTTCCAACGATCTCAAGCTGGAAAGCCGGGTGGGCGAGACGGTCGCGGAAGAGCTGCGCCAGCGCGGCCATCCGGTCAAGGTCGTGGATGCCTACACGGATACCATGGGCCATGCCGGCGCGATCCTGATCGACCGGAAAACCGGCGTGCTGTACGGCGCGACCGACCCTCGGGGCGACGGATTGGCAGCGGGATATTGA
- the qmoC gene encoding quinone-interacting membrane-bound oxidoreductase complex subunit QmoC, protein MSYAERIKPDLQFVKDLQAAGGDACKKCYQCATCSVACPLAPPENPFPRKEMVWAQWGLKDRFEGDIDIWLCHNCQTCSELCPRGARPGDLIAAIRNLTYRDLVEPKAIGKWMSSAKHLPKLIAIPAVLYLFIWLLSTGWSLPKGEIVYGKLFPGDFTIDPIFGLVALFVVFTFYKGVTKLWKSFDKTIPTTLHIGAPTKKPTIIESIKAVVLDEIATHVKWNECGNDNTERYKGHLSLFYGFVALAIVTGIVAVAHWGGKIVEFIAPIGHTPMPLWSPVKLLANIGALALLYGLTMLTRRRLATDPGKATSSYYDWYLLGVIWAVALTGIGSELFRLAGVAALAYPTYYLHLIAVFMLFAYLPWSKLGHLVYRTTALVYAHQAGRLPLKREEEKIFMV, encoded by the coding sequence ATGTCATACGCCGAGCGTATCAAACCCGATCTGCAGTTCGTCAAAGACCTGCAGGCGGCTGGCGGCGATGCCTGCAAGAAGTGCTACCAGTGCGCCACCTGCAGCGTGGCCTGTCCCTTGGCCCCGCCCGAGAATCCCTTCCCCCGCAAGGAGATGGTCTGGGCCCAATGGGGTCTCAAGGACCGTTTCGAGGGCGACATCGACATCTGGCTGTGCCACAACTGCCAGACCTGTTCCGAGCTGTGCCCCCGCGGGGCCCGGCCGGGCGATCTGATCGCCGCCATCCGCAACCTCACCTACAGGGATCTGGTCGAGCCGAAAGCCATCGGCAAATGGATGAGTTCGGCCAAACATCTGCCGAAGCTCATCGCCATCCCGGCCGTGCTGTACCTGTTCATTTGGCTGCTGAGCACCGGCTGGAGCCTGCCCAAGGGTGAAATCGTCTACGGAAAACTCTTCCCCGGCGATTTTACGATCGACCCCATCTTCGGTCTGGTCGCCCTGTTCGTGGTCTTCACCTTTTATAAGGGTGTGACCAAGTTGTGGAAGAGTTTCGATAAAACCATCCCCACCACCCTGCATATCGGGGCGCCGACCAAAAAGCCGACCATCATCGAATCGATCAAGGCCGTCGTTTTGGACGAGATCGCCACCCACGTGAAGTGGAACGAGTGCGGTAACGATAACACCGAGCGGTACAAGGGCCATTTGTCGCTGTTCTACGGCTTCGTGGCCCTGGCCATTGTCACCGGCATCGTGGCCGTGGCCCACTGGGGCGGCAAGATCGTGGAATTCATCGCGCCCATCGGGCATACGCCCATGCCGCTTTGGAGCCCGGTCAAGCTGCTGGCCAACATCGGCGCCCTGGCGCTGCTTTACGGCCTGACCATGCTGACCCGCCGCCGCCTGGCGACCGATCCCGGCAAGGCCACCTCGTCGTACTACGACTGGTATCTGCTCGGCGTGATCTGGGCGGTGGCCCTGACCGGCATCGGCTCGGAGCTGTTCCGTCTGGCCGGCGTGGCCGCCCTGGCCTACCCGACCTATTACCTGCACCTCATCGCGGTCTTCATGCTGTTTGCCTACCTGCCCTGGTCCAAGCTCGGGCACTTGGTCTACAGAACGACGGCATTGGTTTACGCCCATCAGGCTGGGCGGCTTCCCCTCAAACGTGAAGAAGAAAAGATTTTCATGGTCTAA
- a CDS encoding hydrogenase iron-sulfur subunit, with translation MAEKIGVYIDEASVAPLLNAEELVAFVKEKCGGACPIVKSHKRLSSESGVAMIKADVDGGEIDAVLICGTSPRVDWDVFAFGDKVLVERVNLREFVVLSYKNPDGSAPVAGGPVPEELASIVHDYLRMGVVKLQKMNRPHPELPETTKTVLVLGGGFAGLNAALSAAAAGAEVVVVEKEGKLGGKAAGLYKTFPMNYPYLEATDTGIETLIAKVNGSPKISVRLSTTLKELAGAPAMYTATLASGGKEETLPVGAVVLAAGWSPMAGDALAPFGYGTLKNVVTSAEFEAMVKAGEIKRPSDGKAPTSVAFVVDVKKLLDDAMAAAAPVEDAPAEEAKPADKKAGEEEEAVAVFEPIKTPKHLVYASELTSLVALKQANYVREKLPDAVAMIVYDSMMVPGINERYYRAAQDNPGIMLTKGTVTGVTEEGANLVVSAKDTLLGGEITLAADLVVLPTGMVPATALDPTINLVYRQGPAFPDLELFDGFADSNYICFPYETRRTGIYAAGCVRQPMTMAQAREDAAGAALKAIQCIESAGHGVAVHPRSGDLSYPVFNFVRCTQCKRCTEECPFGALDDDEKGTPKPNPTRCRRCGTCMGACPERVISFDNYNIDMIGSMIRECEIPPKIEEGGPRVFILACENDAYPALDMAALRGKKWSPYVRIIPVRCLGSVNAIWVADAMSKGVDGVMLLGCKYGDDYQCHFVKGSEICNRRKENIAESLKRLGVEPERVEQYQVAIDEYDKIPEMIDQFMNMVLKIGPNPFKGY, from the coding sequence ATGGCCGAAAAAATCGGTGTGTATATCGACGAAGCTAGCGTCGCCCCGCTTCTTAACGCCGAGGAGTTGGTCGCGTTTGTCAAGGAAAAATGCGGCGGGGCCTGCCCCATCGTCAAATCCCACAAGCGGCTGTCGAGCGAGAGCGGCGTGGCCATGATCAAGGCCGACGTCGACGGCGGCGAGATCGACGCGGTGCTTATTTGCGGCACCTCGCCCCGCGTGGACTGGGACGTGTTCGCCTTCGGGGACAAGGTCCTCGTCGAGCGCGTCAACCTGCGCGAATTCGTGGTGCTGTCCTACAAGAACCCCGACGGCTCCGCTCCGGTCGCCGGCGGGCCCGTGCCCGAGGAGCTCGCCTCCATCGTCCATGACTACCTGCGCATGGGCGTGGTGAAGCTCCAGAAAATGAACCGGCCCCATCCGGAACTGCCCGAGACCACCAAGACCGTGCTGGTCCTCGGCGGCGGTTTCGCTGGCCTGAACGCCGCCCTGTCCGCCGCCGCCGCCGGCGCGGAAGTGGTGGTGGTCGAAAAGGAAGGCAAGCTCGGCGGCAAGGCGGCCGGGCTCTACAAGACCTTCCCCATGAACTACCCGTATCTCGAGGCCACGGACACCGGCATCGAGACGCTTATCGCCAAGGTGAACGGCAGCCCGAAGATTTCGGTGCGCCTTTCCACCACGCTGAAGGAACTCGCTGGCGCGCCGGCCATGTACACGGCCACCCTGGCCTCCGGCGGCAAGGAAGAAACGCTTCCCGTCGGCGCCGTGGTCCTGGCCGCGGGCTGGTCGCCCATGGCGGGCGACGCCCTGGCTCCTTTCGGCTACGGCACGCTCAAAAACGTCGTGACCTCGGCCGAGTTCGAGGCCATGGTCAAGGCCGGCGAGATCAAGCGGCCTTCCGACGGCAAGGCGCCGACTTCGGTGGCCTTCGTCGTGGACGTGAAAAAGCTGCTCGACGACGCCATGGCCGCCGCCGCTCCGGTCGAGGACGCCCCGGCCGAGGAGGCCAAGCCCGCCGACAAGAAGGCGGGCGAGGAGGAAGAGGCCGTCGCGGTCTTCGAGCCGATCAAGACGCCCAAGCACCTCGTCTACGCCTCCGAGCTCACGAGCCTCGTGGCGCTCAAGCAGGCCAACTACGTCCGGGAAAAGCTCCCCGACGCCGTGGCCATGATCGTCTACGACTCCATGATGGTCCCCGGCATCAACGAGCGCTACTACCGCGCCGCCCAGGACAACCCCGGCATCATGCTCACCAAGGGCACGGTGACCGGCGTGACCGAGGAAGGGGCGAACCTCGTCGTTTCGGCCAAGGACACGCTCCTTGGCGGCGAGATCACCCTGGCCGCCGACCTGGTCGTCCTGCCCACGGGCATGGTGCCGGCCACGGCCCTCGATCCGACCATCAACCTGGTCTACCGGCAGGGCCCGGCCTTCCCCGACCTGGAGCTCTTCGACGGGTTCGCGGATTCCAACTACATCTGCTTCCCGTACGAGACCCGGCGCACCGGCATCTACGCCGCCGGTTGCGTGCGCCAGCCCATGACCATGGCCCAGGCCAGGGAAGACGCGGCCGGCGCGGCGCTCAAGGCCATCCAGTGCATCGAGTCCGCCGGCCACGGCGTGGCCGTGCATCCCCGCTCGGGCGACCTGTCCTACCCGGTGTTCAACTTCGTGCGCTGCACCCAGTGCAAGCGCTGCACCGAGGAATGCCCGTTCGGCGCCCTGGACGACGACGAGAAAGGCACGCCGAAGCCCAACCCCACGCGCTGCCGCCGCTGCGGCACCTGCATGGGCGCCTGCCCCGAGCGCGTCATCTCCTTCGACAACTACAACATCGACATGATCGGCTCCATGATCCGCGAGTGCGAGATTCCGCCCAAGATCGAAGAGGGCGGCCCGCGCGTGTTCATCCTGGCCTGCGAGAACGACGCCTACCCGGCGCTCGACATGGCGGCCCTTCGCGGCAAGAAATGGAGCCCCTACGTGCGCATCATCCCGGTGCGCTGCCTGGGTTCGGTCAACGCCATCTGGGTGGCCGACGCCATGAGCAAGGGCGTCGACGGCGTCATGCTGCTCGGCTGCAAATACGGCGACGACTACCAGTGTCACTTCGTCAAGGGGTCCGAGATCTGCAACCGCCGCAAGGAGAACATCGCCGAGTCCCTCAAGCGCCTTGGCGTCGAACCCGAGCGCGTCGAGCAGTATCAGGTGGCCATTGACGAATACGACAAGATCCCCGAGATGATCGACCAGTTCATGAATATGGTCCTCAAGATCGGTCCGAACCCGTTCAAAGGCTATTAG
- a CDS encoding CoB--CoM heterodisulfide reductase iron-sulfur subunit A family protein, whose amino-acid sequence MGSNAILVVGGGFSGITAALEAAEVGHEVYIVEKNPFLGGRVMQLNKYFPKLCPPSCGLEIQFQRIKNNKNVKFFTLAEVTKVSGTAGDYEVTVSIKPRYVEPGSVDLSETVAKLSKDVKSDFEFGLGQRKALYMDVPFAFPNRYVLEKERCTKEDLETLSGADVVNLDDAPKEIVLKVGSIVYATGWKPYDVTRLTNLGAGEIANCVTNMQLERLAAPSGPTHGKIVRPSDGKAPRSVAFVQCAGSRDENHLNYCSYICCMASLKQAAYVREAFPDARVTIYYIDLRTPGRYDNFAKRILADDRINAVKGKVAAVAEDAGTGDVILTVEDAVSGIKSDNRFELVVLATGMQPSIAGERLPVDVPVDEMGFIMGGEEKGIFAAGCAATPLDVMKSAQSATGAAMKAIALVRGR is encoded by the coding sequence ATGGGAAGCAACGCGATACTGGTCGTCGGCGGCGGCTTCAGCGGCATCACCGCCGCGCTCGAAGCCGCGGAAGTCGGCCACGAAGTCTACATCGTCGAGAAAAATCCCTTTCTCGGCGGCCGGGTGATGCAGCTCAACAAATATTTCCCCAAGCTGTGCCCCCCGTCCTGCGGCCTGGAAATTCAGTTCCAGCGCATTAAGAACAATAAGAACGTCAAATTCTTCACCCTGGCCGAAGTGACCAAGGTCTCCGGAACCGCCGGCGATTACGAAGTCACCGTGTCCATCAAGCCTCGCTACGTCGAGCCCGGCAGCGTCGATCTTTCCGAGACGGTGGCAAAGCTCTCCAAGGACGTCAAAAGCGACTTCGAATTCGGGCTTGGCCAGCGCAAGGCCCTGTACATGGATGTCCCCTTCGCCTTCCCCAACCGCTACGTCCTGGAAAAGGAACGTTGCACCAAGGAAGACCTGGAGACCCTGTCCGGCGCGGACGTCGTGAACCTCGACGACGCCCCCAAGGAAATCGTGCTCAAGGTCGGCTCCATCGTCTACGCCACCGGTTGGAAGCCCTACGACGTGACCCGGCTCACCAACCTCGGCGCGGGCGAGATCGCCAACTGCGTCACCAACATGCAGCTGGAACGCCTGGCTGCCCCGAGCGGACCGACCCACGGCAAGATCGTGCGCCCCTCGGACGGCAAGGCCCCGCGCTCCGTGGCCTTCGTCCAGTGCGCCGGTTCGCGCGACGAAAACCACCTCAACTACTGCTCGTACATCTGCTGCATGGCTTCGCTCAAGCAGGCGGCCTACGTGCGCGAAGCCTTCCCCGACGCCCGCGTCACCATCTACTACATCGATCTGCGCACCCCGGGCCGTTACGACAACTTCGCCAAGCGCATCCTGGCCGATGACCGTATCAATGCCGTCAAGGGCAAGGTTGCCGCCGTGGCCGAGGACGCCGGCACGGGCGACGTGATCCTCACCGTCGAAGACGCCGTCTCCGGTATCAAGTCCGACAACCGTTTCGAACTGGTGGTGCTGGCCACGGGCATGCAGCCGAGCATCGCCGGCGAGCGCCTGCCGGTGGACGTGCCCGTCGACGAGATGGGCTTTATCATGGGCGGCGAGGAAAAGGGCATATTCGCCGCCGGATGCGCCGCCACGCCGCTTGACGTCATGAAGTCGGCCCAGTCCGCGACCGGCGCGGCCATGAAAGCAATTGCTCTGGTGAGAGGGAGGTAG
- the aprA gene encoding adenylyl-sulfate reductase subunit alpha: protein MPTIPVKDEPKGVALAEPELIEKDVDILMVGGGMGCCGAAFEACRWADKIGGISIMLLDKAALERSGAVAQGLSAINTYIGENVADDYVKMVRTDLMGLVREDLIFDVGRHVDDSVHLFEEWGLPCWTKDADGHNLDGAQSKAKGVSLRTGAKPVRSGRWQIMINGESYKCIVAEAAKNALGQDRYMERVFIVKLLLDAKEPNRIAGAVGFSTRENKVYVFKANAILVACGGAVNVYRPRSTGEGMGRAWYPVWNAGSTYTMCAQVGAEMTMMENRFVPARFKDGYGPVGAWFLLFKAKATNAKGEDYCATNKAMLKPYEDRGYAKGNIIPTCLRNHMMLREMREGRGPIYMDTKTALQSTFANLNAEQQKHLESEAWEDFLDMCVGQANLWACQDIEPEKKGSEIMPTEPYLLGSHSGCCGIWVSGPDEAWVPDEYKVKADNGKVYNRMTTVNGLFTCADGVGASGHKFSSGSHAEGRIAGKQMVRWVVDHKDFKPTLAEKGADLAKEIYQPWETFKAGVGASTDPIVNPNYISPHNFMMRLVKCTDEYGGGCMTMYTTSKSLLDTGFQLLQYLEEDSKKLAARDLHELMRCWEQYHRLWTVRLHMTHIMFREETRYPGFYYRGDFLGLDDSKWKCFVNSKYDPATKETKVFKKNYYQIIPE from the coding sequence ATGCCGACGATTCCCGTGAAGGACGAGCCCAAAGGCGTTGCCCTCGCCGAGCCGGAACTGATTGAAAAAGACGTTGACATCCTGATGGTCGGCGGCGGCATGGGCTGCTGCGGCGCCGCCTTCGAAGCCTGCCGCTGGGCTGACAAGATCGGCGGGATCAGCATCATGCTGCTCGACAAGGCCGCTCTCGAGCGCTCCGGCGCCGTTGCCCAGGGCCTGTCCGCCATCAACACCTACATAGGCGAGAACGTTGCCGACGACTACGTCAAGATGGTCCGCACCGACCTCATGGGCCTCGTGCGCGAAGACCTGATCTTCGACGTCGGCCGTCACGTCGACGACTCCGTCCACCTGTTCGAAGAGTGGGGCCTGCCCTGCTGGACCAAGGATGCCGACGGCCATAACCTGGACGGCGCCCAGTCCAAGGCCAAGGGCGTGTCCCTGCGCACCGGCGCCAAGCCCGTCCGCTCCGGCCGCTGGCAGATCATGATCAACGGCGAGTCCTACAAGTGCATCGTGGCCGAGGCCGCCAAAAACGCCCTGGGCCAGGATCGCTACATGGAGCGCGTCTTCATCGTGAAGCTGCTCCTGGACGCCAAGGAGCCCAACCGCATCGCCGGTGCGGTCGGTTTCTCCACCCGCGAAAACAAAGTGTATGTCTTCAAGGCCAACGCCATCCTGGTGGCCTGCGGCGGCGCGGTCAACGTGTACCGTCCCCGCTCCACCGGTGAGGGCATGGGCCGCGCCTGGTACCCGGTCTGGAACGCTGGTTCCACCTACACCATGTGCGCCCAGGTCGGCGCCGAGATGACCATGATGGAAAACCGGTTCGTCCCCGCCCGCTTCAAGGACGGTTACGGCCCGGTCGGCGCCTGGTTCCTGCTGTTTAAGGCCAAGGCCACCAACGCCAAGGGCGAGGACTACTGCGCGACCAACAAGGCCATGCTGAAGCCTTACGAGGATCGCGGTTACGCCAAGGGCAACATCATCCCGACCTGCCTGCGTAACCACATGATGCTCCGCGAAATGCGCGAAGGCCGCGGTCCCATCTACATGGACACCAAGACCGCCCTGCAGAGCACCTTCGCCAACCTGAACGCCGAGCAGCAGAAGCACCTCGAGAGCGAAGCCTGGGAAGACTTCCTCGACATGTGCGTCGGCCAGGCCAACCTGTGGGCCTGTCAGGACATCGAGCCCGAGAAGAAGGGTTCCGAGATCATGCCGACCGAGCCGTACCTGCTCGGTTCCCACTCCGGCTGCTGCGGCATCTGGGTCTCCGGCCCGGACGAAGCCTGGGTGCCCGACGAGTACAAAGTCAAGGCCGACAACGGCAAGGTCTACAACCGCATGACCACGGTCAACGGTCTGTTCACCTGCGCTGACGGCGTCGGCGCTTCCGGCCACAAGTTCTCCTCCGGCTCCCACGCCGAGGGCCGCATCGCCGGCAAGCAGATGGTGCGCTGGGTCGTCGACCACAAGGACTTCAAGCCCACCCTGGCTGAAAAGGGCGCCGATCTCGCCAAAGAGATCTACCAGCCCTGGGAAACCTTCAAGGCCGGCGTCGGCGCTTCCACCGACCCGATCGTCAACCCCAACTACATCAGCCCGCATAACTTCATGATGCGCCTGGTGAAGTGCACGGACGAGTACGGCGGAGGTTGCATGACCATGTACACCACCTCCAAGTCCCTGCTCGACACCGGCTTCCAGCTGCTGCAGTACCTCGAAGAGGACAGCAAGAAGCTGGCCGCCCGCGACCTGCACGAGCTTATGCGTTGCTGGGAGCAGTATCACCGCCTGTGGACGGTGCGCCTGCACATGACCCACATCATGTTCCGCGAAGAGACCCGTTACCCGGGCTTCTACTATCGCGGCGACTTCCTGGGCCTGGACGACAGCAAATGGAAGTGCTTCGTCAACTCCAAGTACGATCCGGCCACCAAGGAAACCAAGGTCTTCAAGAAGAACTACTACCAGATCATTCCCGAGTAG
- the aprB gene encoding adenylyl-sulfate reductase subunit beta: MPTFVDPSKCDGCKGGEKTACMYICPNDLMILDPQEMRAFNQEPSACWECYSCVKICPQGAISARPYADFAPMGGTSIPMRSADSIMWTVKFRNGNIKRFKFPIRTTPEGSIKPYEGKPEGADLDSELLFTETALAAPKEALGKKFDVTGMDTVQCWLDGFCQ; this comes from the coding sequence ATGCCTACCTTTGTGGATCCGAGCAAGTGTGACGGATGCAAAGGCGGTGAGAAGACCGCGTGCATGTACATTTGCCCCAATGACCTGATGATTCTGGATCCTCAGGAAATGCGCGCCTTCAACCAGGAGCCGTCCGCTTGCTGGGAATGCTACTCCTGCGTGAAGATCTGCCCCCAGGGCGCAATCTCCGCCCGTCCGTACGCCGACTTCGCTCCCATGGGCGGCACCTCGATCCCCATGCGTTCGGCCGACTCCATCATGTGGACGGTGAAATTCCGTAACGGCAACATCAAGCGGTTCAAGTTCCCCATCCGCACCACCCCTGAAGGTTCCATCAAGCCCTACGAGGGCAAGCCCGAAGGCGCCGACCTGGACAGCGAGCTGCTGTTCACCGAGACCGCCCTGGCCGCTCCGAAGGAAGCCCTGGGCAAGAAGTTCGACGTCACCGGCATGGACACCGTCCAGTGCTGGCTCGACGGCTTCTGCCAATAG
- a CDS encoding 2-amino-3,7-dideoxy-D-threo-hept-6-ulosonate synthase, whose product MLLGKAVRLERIFNRNTHRAIIVPMDHGVTVGPISGLIDMRDAVNQVAEGGANAVLMHKGLPRCSHRGRGRDVGLIIHLSASTSLSPFPNAKALVATVEDAIKLGADGVSLHINLGDETERDMLGHLGEATSRAAEWGMPVLAMVYARGPKVKNEYDPEVVAHCARVGTELGADVVKVPYTGDIKSFTRVTDACCIPVVIAGGPKMDNDRDLLQMAHDSIQAGGSGLSIGRNIFQHKQPARIVQALHGIVHLDWEVDQALELLKD is encoded by the coding sequence ATGCTGCTGGGTAAAGCCGTCCGCCTCGAACGCATTTTCAATCGCAACACGCACCGCGCCATCATCGTCCCCATGGACCACGGCGTCACCGTCGGCCCCATCTCCGGGCTCATCGACATGCGCGACGCCGTCAACCAGGTGGCCGAGGGCGGCGCCAACGCCGTGCTCATGCACAAGGGCCTGCCCCGCTGCTCCCATCGCGGCCGGGGTCGCGACGTGGGGCTGATCATCCACCTGTCCGCCTCCACCTCGCTTTCCCCCTTCCCCAACGCCAAGGCCCTGGTGGCCACGGTCGAGGACGCCATCAAGCTCGGCGCGGACGGCGTGTCGCTGCACATCAACCTCGGCGACGAGACCGAGCGCGACATGCTCGGGCATCTCGGCGAAGCCACCTCCCGCGCCGCCGAATGGGGCATGCCGGTTCTGGCCATGGTCTACGCCCGCGGCCCCAAGGTGAAAAACGAGTACGACCCCGAGGTGGTGGCCCACTGCGCCCGGGTCGGCACCGAACTCGGCGCGGACGTGGTCAAGGTCCCCTACACCGGCGACATCAAATCCTTCACCCGCGTCACCGACGCCTGCTGCATCCCGGTGGTCATCGCCGGCGGCCCCAAGATGGACAACGACCGCGACCTGCTCCAGATGGCCCACGACTCCATCCAGGCCGGCGGCTCCGGACTGTCCATCGGCCGCAACATCTTCCAGCACAAGCAGCCGGCCCGCATCGTCCAGGCGCTTCACGGCATCGTGCACCTCGACTGGGAAGTCGATCAGGCCCTCGAACTGCTCAAGGACTAA